tccccgtatactgttttcATGCCGTCCGACGTAGGaaatttcattacttggtggagggtcgaaggcactgccttcatattgtggatccaaggtcttccgagtagggcattgtacctcatatccccttcgattatgtggaatttggtattttggatggttccagctACATTCACTAGTAGActaatctcccctttagtcgtttcactggccatatcGAAATCGTTCAAGACCCGAGCTGCGAGCACGACTTGATTTTGCAAACCAAGCTGCTCCACTACCCAAGATCGGATGATGTTCGTAGAGCTACctagatccactaaaacacgcttaacttgagctttatttaataggatagaaattatCAGAGCGttgttgtgaggttgagagatgccctcgtcttcttcaattccgaatgataaagtgccctcgggtacataacctcgagttcgtttttcccctgTGGCCGGTATCTTGCTGTACTTGATCACGGGTCCCTGTGgagtatcgaccccaccgatgatcatatgaataaTATACAGAGGTTCCTCTTATTTATCCCTTTTGCtagcgtccctttctctgaagtgattcttggctcggtcactgaggaacactcgaaggtggccctcatcgaataggcgggctacctcttctcttaattgtctgaaatcctcggtcctgtggccatgcgtgccatgatacttgcacatcgaatTTGGCTTTCTTTGGGAAgggtcggtttgcatgggtctgggccacctagtatatatgattcttccgatcgccgatacaatgcccgtTGCGTCGACGCTGGaattgtactccgatagccgAAGTACCTCTAAAGGATcgccatatttatcgaagccactcttgctcataagtcccctagaattttgtcctcgatcactccttcgattATTCCGAGCAGAATTGCGCACTGAGCCGTTGTTCATTCGATCttcgacgtacggttgatatcggtctctgttcgaccttcaTTCTTTGTCGatatccctctggtttttaatagcTGCCCTGTTCTGGTGCATGGATCTggaaggagctcccaactggtcgtctCCGACCCTGATTGttgactgatatcggttgtgtatatccgcccaagttattactggatactcgatcaaattttgcttcaaccgacgtgatgctgttgaactttgctcgttcaacccttgggtgaaatcttggacggcccagtcgtctgtgaccggtggcaactccatgcgttccatttgaaatcgggacacgaactccctcagcatatCATTAcctctttgctttactttgaagaggtctggtttccttgttgcaacctttatggcaccagcatgtgcctttacaaatgAATCCGCTAGCATGGAAAAAGAATTGATcgaattttggggcaaattatgataccaaatcatcgctccattcaagagggtctctccgaattttttcaataacacaGATTCGATCTCGTTGTCTTCCAAATTATTACcattgatggcacacgtgtaagaggtgacgtgttcgttgggatcggtcgtaccgttatatttggaaatttcAGGCATACAGATTTTTTGGGGATtagttttggggctgcactcgagggaaaaggcttttggatgaatttctttgaatccagccctttttatcattggtggagctcccgggatctaaTCGACTCTGGAAttatatatttctacttttttatcgttggcttcgactcgttttgtgagttcctagagcaatttagtaatttttggagtagtccccaattcttgcttgtttgacttcactatggctagCTCCGTTCTATGGGTGATTTTCGAAGCGGATCGGGCTTCGGTCTGCTTTGTGCCTGagtttggctctacaactgagctatcgctatttgctgggcttgtaacatctcgaagatcatccacAAGCTGACTCCGATGTCCTCCACGTTTTGGGCGTCTCGAGCTACAGATTGAGTACCGCCGTGAATGtttttttccggttcggaactttggttcgcctcaagagccacttgtgaattgacatctagtggtACCTCAACTTGAATTTCAGGttcttcgactcgagcttcagtgacatcgttaagtggccttccggccctgggtatcaagttgttggttGCATCCTGAAGGCCGGCTTCATGGTCAATAGGTAAAGCCATGAATCAAGGGTTTGCCATTGCTGATTCGGAGTTATAAACTGGTGCGTATTgcggatttgtatcaaacaaccactgttatacTTAGCTCCACgatgggtgccaaactgtttacccgaaaaatcgaatatagttaaatttataagtagttctaaggatatgtgatatagcttgacataaatcgtatGTAGAAGGGGAAATATTTAGATTCTCGGCTATAGAAATGGaatataaattattgaactagAAGAGTGAGTATGCTCAGTAAAACAAGCttaagagatttattcttcaataaatagaagtagtcttttcttacaatgtcTGAACCTGTTTGTCCTTACAAGGATTTCCCCCTTTATAATATAGGGAtcttaatttatttataattaaaaatatatagtggaaaacccatgatgaattgtctcttcctcgatccATGCctagattctctcccctagtgcggttgcaacgactcctgtctgcgagctcgatgcTGGCTCGAGCTCgctattgggtcgagccctcggccttgagttcgagttcgacattcagagtgagtgtcaatcggtctgtgcatctccgacaaccttctcTTCGCCTtacggttcgatttggtcatgggcttgataatgataccaagtcgattcctcgatcggtcttggagctcgaggcttgATTGTGCTATCCTCGGAACTCGTCTCgagctctcacttcgatcgcttaccattcgaactcgatcaaacgtacgaaggctggaatctatttcgaccgtatatcaGAACAATAATATGATAATTTATAGTTAATATAATTTCTCTTTCGAGTTTTGTAAGAGTCCATGCTGTGGCATTCCAATTAGTGAAAATAAAAACACACACTAATGAGTAATGATTGTTCTGAGGCTAATGAGGGAGAATCTAGCAATAAATGGATAAATATAGTACTCTATACTCTTTTTATCCATTCAAGATAAGTAGGCAGAAAGGAATATGAAGTACCCACTAATAATGGAACACAAATACTGATATTTTGTCTTTCCTCTAATCATAGGAGTAGGATTCTGTCCGCTCAAGAAGTCAATATGAACTTATATCAACACTAAAATTTATTGGCGGTCATccaattttatgtttattatgtaatttttttttatgttacgtaaaaattattcaattttatATTCATTACCCATAAGTCACTTTACTTTTTTTTCTGTTACacaaatttttttttactttgctctatttatcacaaaagtcaTATTGGCCaaattttataatacttttagtTGAATAGTCCATTATGTCTTTGACATTATAAATtctctcatttatgtaataccttctatattatatactatataatatatttttacataAGTATTTTAATTTACTTATAgttaaaataactttaaattattttatttattatttttataatagatCCATACATTTAATTTTTCCATGGAACTCAATTTGttaatcatattcaaacatgGATATATTTTagatataaaaattataaaaatatatttatttaaaataacaaaaacaaatttatttaacaaatgatagttttttatagtcaataaattttttaaaaaacaatcCAAAGATATTTAtgtttaatattaagttttttaaagttttatctgttaatattatttatttgaatgtATTAATCTGATGTGTCATTTTGCTAAATgtgaatattttatttattaaattaatgggtatggcttggctgataaatcaataagctttgattttttaatttttattaaacatatttcattaagcatgattaagaacatggacttgagatttgttcacggtaatgctacttatatatcttgaaaattaatattaagtaaaaaattaaatgtacgaatatattataaaaataataaataaaataatattaagttattttaattataagtaaaatacttgggtaaaagtatattatatagcTTATAATATAGAAGGTATAACATAAATTagaggatttataatgtcaagggcataatGAACTTTTCAGGTGAAAGGTTTGTAAAATTTGGTCAAAGCgattattgtgataactagagcataataaaattatttttatgtaataaaagaaagaaaaataacttttggataatgaacataaagttgaatgacttttacgtaacaaaaaaaataaaagtaacttTTGGATAATGAACACAAAATTGAATGATCACCcatgaaatttacttgaaaattaTTGATACTTGAGATATATGACAATAAGCAAAATTAAATTTAATCATCTAATCAAAAAAAGCGAAATGCACAAAGTAAGTCCAAACTAGGAAATCTTATCATCATTTTCAACTTGATCATTATTGTTGCTtaaggaagaaagaaaaagataTCTATGTTATGTTAAGGAAACGGACCTTGGATCGGAGTGAACCTAACTCAACCCAAAGAAAAAATGCTTATTTTATGTATAGAATGTGACCAAAAACAGAGAAGAGAAGAAGACAACACTGTAAGTAAAAACCAGAGAATAGAGAGAATTAAAAAGCCGAGATAAAAGAAATTGCTTTTTTCTGGCCTATTTAGTTCTCTGCAACTGCAGATTTTTATAGACAAAAGATAACaaattaaatttttaatattttataaaataatataatgacattaaatatttataaacaggtaaaattgtataaaaattaaagaaaattatatatatatatatatatatatatatatatatatatatatatatatatatatatatatatatatgtgtgtgtgtgtgtgtgtgtgtgtgtgtgtatgctccatccccacaaaaaattagtcaaacaatctattatacacTACTTACAAGTAATTTTTTAAAAGGTGGGGACGTGAGGCGGGGAGTTTTGCTTGATATGGGGCGAGGCATAAGCCTGGAGGcgggggcgtaagccccatggatctttaaaaattaataaaataacataataacacaaaaaatataaaatataaattaattttttttaaaggaaCTCATAGAAAACAATATCTAGCATCATTCTtaagtataactaatgcatacaaatcacgtataacgtctttaactttcaaataattaaaaacttataatttcttttaaaaaaaaatcaaactccacattttaccttcctaaaagtaaataattaataaaatcttattagtacgataattaaaatattactccttaatgaataaatacaaattagtttaagatatcaaattaataaaagtgtataacaaggagggacaaatgaactaagacgcgaccaataacaagtgaagatataaattcgcaatattatgtctcattattagagttatgctcaatcttcatatttctatcgatgaatagaacttttatcattaatttgttaaagaattttgaaggtcaaCGATATTAAATAGAAAATTCGACATGTGATTTGCGTTAGAACTGTTAGGCCACCCCCGAGTGTTGGGCGTTAGGCGTGTTTAGGGCGCACGATCGGGAGCTTGGGGCGTAAGCTTCACAGAACTAAGCCCCAAGGCGTTTTGCAAGTTCCCCCGTCCAGGGACGAGTCCCAAAAATACCTTTTAAAACATTACTTATTAGAACCCCTTTTTTTTTTGCTCACATAGAAAGATGCTGATCTTTTTGTAGAGACAAGTCAAACTGATAACTTTACTCGTAAATGCATGGTGATTATATGTATGAGACATATGCAAAGGGATTGCACTAAcaccatgtcacgacccaattctccctctgtaagatgtcgtgacggaagtaagtcacaagctacaggaggaaactagtatctctatacaccagggtttaataaaagaagtaagaaaggtaaatgacataggagggaatggagggggactccgaggtctccggatgcggcagatataccttaaaatctccgtacaacagcaagcactctcagctaatagcggggctgataagaagtacctagatctgcacacaaaacatgtgcagaagagtagcatgagtacactacaatgaTACCCAGTAaattccaagcctaacctcagtatagtagtgacgaggtcaggtcggaTCCCTACTGGGATATAACAATAAGAcagatgctataataaaaatgaagtaaaatggagaatacaacaacaagtattcacaaagcaataacaacaGCTCGCAATGATATAGCAACAGGAGCActaccgagataccgtctcgtagtcccaaaaataaatatacagggagaactcccgaggtaccacctcgtagtctcaaaagttaaTATGCAGGGAGGAACCGCCtaatagtctcaaaagtaaatatgcagggagaactcccgagaaaatgcctcatagtctcaaaagtaaatgtatagggagaactcccgaggaaccgcctcgtagtctcaaaagtaaatgtgcagggagaactccagaggaaccgcctcgtagtctcaaaagtaaacaaacagctcaaaccgataaatataACAGTTAACAATAAGAATTCTACAATTAAGCTTGATAAATATCAAAGGAAAACAGGAAATCAATTAGGCATACtacacagagttcaaataagcagttaaaacacgtagacatgagatattagactaaacatggtaactacacatgctggtataactcaattaaaatGAAAACAAATCACTACAACAAAGTGAAAAATCcgattttacaacaaatagcccgtgtacgcactcgtcacctcacgtacacgacgctcacatatcataacagtatcaaatcctaaggggattttccccacacaaggttaggcaagccacttacctcgaaccaaactcaatcaatcggtaacaatgccttttccacgaatatctgactctgaatggcccaaatctagccaaaatcaattacataccataaatacaactataagaaattaatctaattaatgaaatcaaagctaaaacaagaatttagaaaatcgccccaaaaagtcttcccgggcccatatctcggaatcaggtataagtcacaaaatatgaacacccattccctTATGAGTTActtgtaccaaaattatccaaatccgatgtcaaaatctcaatcaaaacccaaaatcttagttgcaAAACTTCCTCCCATTTTCCCTAAAATTtcaacccaaattcgaaattaaataatgaaatcaaccatagattagtggaatataaccataaatgagttaagatTCGTTACCCaaaaattttctttgaaaatccctcaaataatcagcccaatccgagctctcaaagtcccaaaattggaaatgagaccaaaccctcgaaattttCTCTTTTCTGCTCAGCGATCTCTCACCTGGGAAATTTTCCTCGCACGTGTGGAAATGACTTAAGGAGGCTGgatccgcatctgcgagcaaggGGCCGCACCAGCGGATATCTTCCGCTTTTGCTATCCTCACGCTCCAggcccctccgcttctgcgctctaTCTTCCGCAGATGTGGCTCTGCTTCTGCATGCCAATCTTGCACCTGCGCCCACATACCAAGCTTGACcaaatcgcacctgcgctcctcctTCTGCACGTACGAgtctgcacctgcggtctccccccCTCAAGTGCGAAAACAGCAAAAAccagaaacttcagcaatttgcataagtccaaattcaatccgttaagcatctgaaacacacctgagtcccctgggacctcaaccaaacataccaacaagtcctaaaaaatcatacgaacttaatcgagccctcaaatcacatcaaacaacgctaaaaatacgaatcaccctccgatttaaatttaatgaacttgaaactttaaatttctacaaccgataccgaaacctatcaaatcaagtcttattgacctcaaattctgcacacaagtcatattcgacattacagacctactccaacttccgaaattgaaatctgaccccgacatcaaaaagtccactaccggtaaaacttcccaaaaattcaactctctccatttcaagtctaatttaactacatACCTCCAATTCATATTCCGGACacatcacccaacggagctaatggaaccgacaaaacttcattccggagtcgtcttcacacagttccaactacagtcaaaatcctaagacttttaagcttccgttttagggactaagagACCCAATTCACTTCGAACCTACAACAACAATCTCCcgataagtcacataagcagaaaaagatacgggaaaAGTAACAAACAGGGGATTGGGGCTATTACTGATAAAATGACTGGTCGAATCGTTACACACCAGTTTGCAATTGTATGGGAGAGAGATTATATCAATATGTACATGACATGAGGGCAATTTGTAAAGATTAAAACCATTTCCTATGTTAAATGGTGGATGTTTTGCACCTTACAACATGTAATTATGTCATGTATGTATATACCACAAGCAAATTTTGACaaaggcggatccaggattcgaAGGTTGCGGGTGCCACCATGTTATGCATACATTATACATGTCAGTAGCTACAAAGACATATTAGGAATAATGGGGCGGTTCGGTTAGTGTTTGGTTAATTTGAATAGGCCTTTCATTCACAAAGCAAATAAGTTCAATTTTAGTTTAAATTTTTAACGCTTAATTTAAAAATattctaaataaaaatataaaataaaaataacatttcatgaaagagcgcctccaatataaatatttgcttaaagagtaccttaactacactatatattctttgtttgactagattaatttatttgtattgttctttatttatttttccatcttaattgttgagttatatgacgattattttcaaagaaaaactttcaacattcaacctatgatattagactcaaaacgactatcaatcaagccatttaatttttcaaaacccaatagaagatattgctcaaattatattccaatatataaattaatatcgttttattaaaaataaagaaattatatgcTAAACATCAATTCAAATTACCTATTGAAAATAATTGTTCATAAAGTAAGGTAAAATGATAGAAACAAAACGAGTACTGAAAGtttaaaaaatgaagaagagaggcttaacaagtaataaaaggagGGAAAGAACcgacaaaagaagaaaaagaggtaAGGTCCTAGGGCTCAagctgaaaataaaaaaaatcttaatAAGTAGAAAAAATGAATTGCTCCAACAAGGAATCAAACTTGCATTCATGAAGCCAAGGAAAGCCTTCAAAGGAAAGGTTGAACCAATGACACCTGCTTTCACTTTATGACTTTTGGGTGCAACTCTATCCATTTATACGTTTCTTCACAGAGatattatatacataataagaaTTTTAGTGAAGCGAATGGGTGTCGTGGTACCCCTAACTCATAAGGTACCCCTGAATTTTAATACACCGTAAGCACAGGAGATCATGAATGTTGATCCTTACTTCAGCTTCCCTTTTTTGAATGCCTCATATTAGTCTAAAAGATTTTTCACATTCAACGGCGTATCCAGCCATGAGTTTGCTGGCAGAAGATAGTGTTTGCGAAAAACGAAGTGTGTAGTGTAGATAATGTTTAATTATATatttcaaaattcatctaaaTTTTGAATATGCCACTAATGACAGTAGATACTCTAGTCTTAGCAAAGCAAAAAGATCAATTATTTGCACTGACCTTTGAAATAGTACATATTTTGCCTCCCCATCGTCTATTTGCCACGTGTCCATGCATACCAAAGTTTCTCCTCTTATtattcttttatttaattaatcaaGATTTCTTGAAGTTGTTTGTCGGATGGCCAATGCAACTAATCATATCAAAAGTCAAAGAATTTAGAATCAAATTTTAAGTTCAATGTTGGCTTACATTCTTAGAACATTTATATTGTTAAGAAAAAAGGAATCGAAAACAGTACGGTACCATAAAACCTGCCCGCACGTTGCCAATAACAAATGTAACAAACCTTGTAGTTTGGTTACGTGGTACAAAGATAAATAAATTCTATAACAAAACATTTGACTTTATAACCTAACATGTTCGTGGGGGCACGAAGGCTACATTTTCTTGTCCCTTAGACACAAACTATAAAAGGCCTAAGTTACAAGTCAAttaagacataacaaaattgtCTGAAGTGTAACATTCTATTCCTTAAGAAGAGCTAAAAGGAAACAAGCAACAATGGCATCTCTCAACTGCAGATGGATATTGAGTTTCTTCCTCATTGCGACAATGACACTTTTTCACCAAGCAATAGCCGATGGCTACTATTCCACCCCTAAGTTTAAAACCATGCCTTGGAAGCTTGCTTATGCCACGTTCTATGGGGACGAGACTGCTTCTGAGACAATGGGTGCGTTACACTATAGTCAATCAATTATCCCTCGATACCAAACTAATTCAAACAGTTATTGAATTCTAGTTTATTGTAACACTGTCTTATTTTTTGATTACTAATTTCGTTCGTTATTGCAGGTGGAGCTTGTGGATATGGGAACTTGTTCAATTCTGGTTATGGAACAGCAACTGCAGCATTGAGCACAGTGCTATTTAGCAATGGATATTCATGTGGGCAATGCTTCCAAATACAGTGTGTGAAGTCTAAATTTTGCTACAAAGGATTTACCACAGTTACAGCCACAAATCTTTGCCCGCCCAATTGGGCCCAAGACT
The DNA window shown above is from Nicotiana tomentosiformis chromosome 8, ASM39032v3, whole genome shotgun sequence and carries:
- the LOC138898112 gene encoding uncharacterized protein — translated: MIIGGVDTPQGPVIKYSKIPATGEKRTRGYVPEGTLSFGIEEDEGISQPHNNALIISILLNKAQVKRVLVDLGSSTNIIRSWVVEQLGLQNQVVLAARVLNDFDMASETTKGEISLLVNVAGTIQNTKFHIIEGDMRYNALLGRPWIHNMKAVPSTLHQVMKFPTSDGMKTVYGEQHAVKEMFAVDEGTLIPTLSVSERSSTKDRRETK